Part of the Pseudoliparis swirei isolate HS2019 ecotype Mariana Trench chromosome 3, NWPU_hadal_v1, whole genome shotgun sequence genome, GTTCAGACGAGGTCAGCGCGGATGGGATTTCGCAGACTCCAGAAAGGGCCTGGCTGGGAACGGGAGTGAGTATGGACAACCTTTCTGACTTCGGGGGTCCCTGTCCATCCACCCGCAGGGAATGGGAGTGAGTATTACAACAGATGACCTTCACTTTATCCTCTTTATTGTTCTTCTGCTCCATACACAGTCCTTTACATGTACATATTACATATTGTGCAAATAGTTCTTCCGCCTTTCAACGATTCCCAATGAAGATGTTGCATTGGTAGGCCGCATGAAGGGGGAAATAAACCTGAGCTAACATTTTAAACGGTTTTCTTTATGGATTGTCAGAATTAATTGGTACATGTCTAACTATTGGTTAATTATTAACAGCTTCTAAAATACAACATTCATTTCCTTGGTGAAGCTTTATTATTCATACAGCACccattaatttagattaaaataATCCAGCCTGGAGCTTTGCTCCAACAGCTCAAATTTGAACCCGTGTTGAACCCGACAAAGAGAATCATGTTCGGGAGCAGAAGCCTGGAGGCGCACCTTGAAACTGCTTATCTGTGGCAACTTACATACTGGCCGGTTAAAGTCTTTTCTTGGAGGAAACTGTTTACATACGTATAGCTCAATGCTTTATGACTTTATGGTTGCGTCTGTTCCCATTGATTAACTTGTTACAGTATATTAAAGTCCACACGTGCAGTTCTGGCCTCGGATAGTAAATATTCACGGGCAGGAATGTGTAAAAAAGATAACACGGGCTGCTGATAAAGCCCTCCCTCTGCTCTTTGACAGAACAGGTGTCCTCTAAAACACAAGATGTGATTCCACGTGTTAAACATTGCTGCCATATTTCACGTCGGTATCAACGGCTGTGAGCCTGAGTGTGCACAGGCCAAATATAGAGGAGGACGTTTACGTGCCACAGTGACCTGTTAAATGCGGCAGAAAAACAAGGCACTCCAACTGGGTTACCAGGTTATTCGAGTCATGTGTTAGCAAAGAGCAGATATGGGATCACAATGAACCTCCTGAATGTGCCTGTTTTCGCAGAAGGCATTTTGACATGTCACTTTTTGTCACAAAAGGTGCGGGTAGGAAACGATGGCTGAATTCCATTTAGCTGCTTCGGTTTCGGGGTTTTGGTGTGGTGCACGCTGGTTCCCTGTCACACTGTCATGGCTGACTGAGGCACTGTCAGTGTAACATGTCATTTTCCAACTGTGACGAGTCAAATCGTCCGCTGTGAAAAAGGCCTATTATGGAAGATTCAACAACGTATAATAAATATGCCGAGCTATTATCTGAGGACAATGTGAAATCATCAAACAATCTACATTCACCCTGCACGCCTGTGTTTTTCAGCACCAACAGCGGCGTGGACGATTTAATGGATGACGATGATAAAGACAGAGCAAAAAGGTATGTTTCTCGAAGAAATACATTCTTGATTCCATGAACCTTGAATCTCCCAGAATGTTCTAAAGTATTTGTAACTCCAGATTGATCGGTATTCAAAGAGTCACCTCATTTCACGAGATTAACATTTTCTCTTATTAAAGCTGCGTAGGTAAACCGATTCATGGCGCAGCATTAGCATTAGCACTCATTTGAAAGCTTTTGGCCACCTGTTGGATATCCGATATTCCTCCAACTCCTTTGGAAAATATGCTTCAGCTTGCTAACTCAGTTGTTCTGCTGTCTAATGTGTAGAAGGTAACGCACAGTGGGTTTTGTTTGAGCGTTTGCTGTAAACAGCTGCCCGCTGCCGAAAATGATATCAATGAGAGATTTTAATAAATCTGAAACCGGCAGCGAAAAGAGGCTTGACAGCTGCAGAGTTGGTTAAAAAGAGACCGCCTTCACAATACACTGACATATTGATGTTGGCTCCAACCAGGTTGAAAGCAACAGCTAATAAAGAGGGAATCAAGATGAAAATGTTCAGTGTAAATTGAACCGCATAGTTCTGTGTTGCTCTCTCTCCCCGTTTGACATCTGTCTGGAACGGAGCGTGTCCCTGCGGTCTTGGCGAGCTTTTGTTTGGAAAAGCAACGCTCGGTCTAAACGGGAAACAAAAAGCACGAACTGCAGGTGCTTGATTGGCCGAGCTTCCACCTGCGATGTCACTGATTCATAATTGTTCTCTTGTGTTGGCCGCTGTAGGGCTTCTCGGAACAAatcggaaaagaaaagaagagaccaATTCAATGTGCTCATCAAGGAGCTATGCACCATGCTGCAGGGTCAAGGCCATCCGCGCAAGATGGACAAGTCCACCATACTGCAGAGAACTATTGACTTCTTGCAGAAACAGAAAGGTAGGGAAATAGCATGTACTCCCATTTATATTCCACACGCCTTGATTCACTTTCATAATTACTCGATAATACGCTTCTTCTCAGGCAGTTTGCTGCACTCAACCCTCGGCCTTGTCTTTTTCAGACATCACTGCGCAGAACGAAACGTGCGATGTGAGGCAGGACTGGAAGCCCTCATTCCTTAGTAATGAGGAGTTCACTCAGCTAATGCTGGAGGTAAAGCTCAGGAGGACGTGTTTGCGGAACAGTCCGAGTCGATTAAGCTCTGACGTTGATGAACGATGTCAATAAAACAAAAGGGGAAACCCTCTCCCTTCAAAGTGTGGTGGTGGTCGTAGAGGAGGCACTTAGAGGCAAATAGGGAACAAAACACATGTTGTAATTAATGCATGTAACTACCACAGATAATATATGTCACAATGGAAGACGCAATGTTCCATTTATGCATTCGCACCTTATGACCTCATCATCAAAGTGCCCAattttctccctcttcctccaggcCCTCGATGGTTTCCTGGTGGCACTAACGACAGATGGCAACATCATATACGTATCTGACAGCGTGTCTTCACTCATTGGCCATTTACCGGTAAGTGAAGAGGCTGAAATAAGTGACTCTTCTATTCTCTTCCCAAAACAGACCTGCTCTGATAAATGTATATCTGCAATTCATCTGATCTGATCCAGGACATGTTGGAAGTAGACATTTTATATTTGCCTCGACGTTCCTAAAACACGTTTACAACCACGTCGAGATTTTAGTTTGTGGCTTTCAACTTCTTTACggtaataaatgaatgaaaatgaataACATAAATTACTGCATGTACTGGGTTAAAGCTGCCATAAGCTTTAAGTGTATCTGGAACTACTTTAAAATGCTTAAAGTTCATCTGTCCTTTTGCACCAGTCAGATATGGTGGACCAAAATATCTTGAATTTCCTTCCGGAGCGGGAACACGGGGAGGTGTATAAGCGGCTATCATCCCACATGCTGATGACTGACCCCACTGCTGCTGACTTCCTTGACAGTGAGTGTCCTACCGGACGGCCTCTCCGCCCGCGTCTGGCTCTTAACACCACGTTGTGTCTGGTCGTCTCTCATATCAGGAGGTTAAAAGTTCAGTTTCTCACCGAAATATATAGTCAAAGATCTGTGTCCGAAGGCTTATGTCTAAACTATACCCGACTCCTGACGAGCTCTTTTCAGAGTTCAAACTCTTTCAATTTAGAGCAGGTTGCCGAATTGGGGTCCAAAGTTTATTGGATTGATGATTAGTGAGGATCTATGATTAGCCCTTTCGCTAATAATAGGAGCGAGCttagtattcaattcaattcagtttatttgtatagcccaatttcacaaattacaaatttgtctcggagtgctttacaatctgtacacatagacatccctgccccaaaacctcacatcggaccaggaaaaactcccaaataacccttcagggggaaaaaaagggaagaaaccttcaggagagcaacagaggaggatccctctccaggatggacagatgcaatagatgtaatgtgtatcaTAGTTAAGACTTTAAATCACTGTTATGTTAGCACGGTAATCCAAAGCAGTGTAGTATATGGGGCTCAAGACCCTGACCTTAATCCTGTCTTACTATTGGGCTTTTCTGAGAAAGAGAGATGCTGCGTCGCGAGTGTCTCGGCCTATACAGCAAACTGTCCCAGAGCCATGTCTAGAGCCATCTCCTTCTCAAAAGAGACGTCCGTCCTTTGTCCTTCCTGCATCAAAATGATCGCCACATTTCTGCTTCGATGTGATTTTAACATCTTGTCAAAAGAATATTTTtataacacacaaaaaaggcatCAAGTGGTCAATTGGCCTTTCCACTGAAAACTATTTGGATTTTTTAACCTCTGTGGAATAATGCCCCGTCTGTAGCTGCTCGCAAATTCTGCACTTTCATGGTGAATAAAGTCGAGGTCAACCCTTTGATTCCTCTTCAGAGAGCTCACATTGGAGAGCGACTGAAACCTAAAGTTAATTTGTCATTTGTTCAAACTATAAATCTGCTTCTTTAACTCATAGCAATATGCCATAACCCTTTGTTGTTTTAATATTTGAGAGCGTAAATGATGTATTATGAGATTTGTTGAAGTATTTTGAATACAAGGTTACACATTAATTGCACAGACATGATCAAGAAGCTATTGGGAGACCCTTTGTTATATAGATGCTGCATTCTGAAAAGATTGTTAACCTTGAAAATGAAATCTGCTGTTTTTCAGGCGAGGCACATATTGAATTTTGCTGTCATCTGGCCAGAGGTAACATTGACCCAAAGGAACCGCCTGTGTATGAGTACGTCAAGTTTGTGGGAGATTTCAAGTTTCATAACAATGGTAAGGATTTTTATTTTCAAGACTTCCGATTCAGTCAAATCTGTAACTTATTGCAGTTGAGCTCAATTTTCTTAATCTGCTTTTGCTGAAAGTTACTGTGAAGAACTTTTAACTAGTTGGGAAACGGTCTTGACTTAATACTGATGACTGATGCCTCCTATATGTATGACCTGCATAAGTAAATGAGACCATCGGTGAGAAGATTGGCTATTCCTATAAGTTATTCTTTATGCTTGTAACCGGAGCCTCCTGGTCCGATTCAAAGTAAAGTCACGCAGGTGCACCAGAAACCGAGCTGCAGCCGGTGCTGTGGCGGGAGGTGAAGAGCTGCCCGCCCAGCagcgtcagcgtctcctcctcctcctcctcctcctccttctcttaaATGGACCCCAGTGCTTGGAACCACTAGcgcttttgtccacagggaccaCCTAAAACGCAAAGTTAAAGTTCCTTGTCGTAGCTTAGAGCAACTGAATGGGAAAAGATATAAAAGCAATTTAAAAGCCATTTTTCATGGGATGGAATTGAGATGTCACAGCCGACTGTTTTCTCCATGTATCTCGTCTTCTTTCACATAGTGCCTACATCTTGTAACGGGCTGGATTTGGCGTTACCAAGAAGCCTTCAGTCATCTCTAGAGGAGCAGGTGTGCCTCATTGCTACTGTACGATTAGTCACGCCACAGTTTGTAAAGGTAAGACCAGCCCGGACATTCAAAacttgtgtctttctgtcagTGGTGGTGGGATTTTGTGTGAAGGATCATTCATTTTAGTCCATGCAAACTCTCACTATCTGGAGATTTATTGTTGCACAATGTGTGCCTTCcaactgatgacatcattagGATACATCTGATGCCAGAGGGGCTCTCTGAGCTGAAATCTGGACGCAAGttattaaagaaaatgaaagtcCTGTAACCGTTCTGAGATTGTGGTAATGTCACATATCCCAGTAACAGTTAAACATTTACCTCGACCCGCTCTAAACTTCCAAACCCCAAAAATGCAAGTCTGGCAGGTGTTTTTATTGTTACTTTTTTTACTCGTGCATTTTTCTGCCTTCCATGAAAAGAAAGCGCCAGAAGAACAAGATCTTTGCGACAGCGTTCAACTCTCCCCCTCTACTTattccaaaatgtttaaaaaactgATGCCAGATGGAGTGACTGTAACCATGTAGTCTGCACCATACGactcataaatacatttttcccTCAAAAAAATCTTCTGCAAATACTGGTTTTAATCTGCAGTTTCTTTAACTCTTCACGTGATatcttttttattgttattttactCCCACAGACTACTTTTAAACAAACATGATTGAATGTAAACAATTGTCCAGCACTAAAGCCAAGTGCTTGACCTTGGTGCAGCAACATAAGGTGCATTTTGAGTACAAACATTATACTAACATAGCAGTAGGAATTACATTCctccttaaaaaatggttagaTCGCCTCTTTATTTAAATGGACTACATTGTATTTGTGAACATGTGCTTATCTGGTATGTATGAACATACCAGATAAGTGGACCATTTGAAGACAAGACGTGATGAATGACTTCTACCTGCTTCACATTAGAGGAGCTGGATCCAGTAGCTGGATCAGAATATCTCAGTGACCTAggcaaaaataaattattataagACTGCTAATTCCTTGCATTGCTGAAAAATCCCAATCGTGACACACTGTTATTTTCGTTTAGGATTTGTGTAATGTGGAAGATCCCTGTGATGAGTTCACATCCAGACACAGCCTTGAATGGAAGTTCCTGTTTTTAGATCACAGGTCAGCGATTTGTATGAATTGGCAGCGTCACTTTTTTCCGCAAAAGTTTGTCTTTCTTGCATGTTCATCGTCTCCTTTTCGTGTTTCAGAGCGTCACCGATCATTGGATATTTACCGTTCGAAGTTCTTGGAACTTCTGGCTATGATTACTATCACGTGGATGACTTGGAGCTTATAGCTCAGTGTCATAAGCAGCGTGAGTAACTGTCGCTTCTCTGTTTTCAACCGCCTTCCCCAAATCCACCAACCCATCTCAGAAAATATGTGCACCAGGTTTACATTCAgttttctttctcctcagtAATGCAATTTGGAAAGGGTAAATCCTGCTACTATCGCTTCCTGACCAAAGGGCAGCAGTGGATTTGGTTGCAGACTCACTATTACATCACTTACCACCAGTGGAACTCCAAGCCCGAGTTCATCGTCTGCACTCACAGCGTTGTCAGGTAAGCCTGGTCTTTGCTCCTCGTACGTCTGCAGAGGGAGACATGGTGTCAGCGTCCTGAGATTAGGGACGTGTGCAAGGCATTGGTCGTCTTAAAATACCGTTTGGATTCATGTTGAATTcgatatacactcacacatactctCTCCATGTGCTGTTTTGTCAGTTATGCTGAGGTGcgagctgagaggaggagagcgtttGGCTTGGAGGAGCCGTCTCCACCCGAGATCGCTCCCTCGTCCGTGAAGGTGAGCGTTATGTTCCCTTTTACGTCCAGTGTGTGGCGTTTATTCATTTCATCTTCAGGTCTGACCCTCTGTGTTGAACATCTGTGTTCCAGGCTCAGGAGCTGTACTTGGACATCTGCTCCACACTGGACCCTCCGCAGGATAGAAACAGCGGCGCACGTTCGGTATCGTCCCACAGCTCCCGGAAGTCCTCCCACACGGCCATGTCGGACTCTGCATGTGAGTCATCCTCTTCTCTCTAAAAGGGCTAACTCACTCAACAGCAGGTCAACATGTACTGAACTCCTGCTCCCATGAATTGCTGAAGGAACGGCGGTGTGATTTAAATTTAACGGAAAGAACGGGATTCTCTTCTTTGGAGAAATTGCACACAGGGAGATTTTCTCAGGCAGCAAAGGAAATGACTTCTGTTGTGAATCACTGCAGCATCAGAAACAACACTCAGACTGTCAATGGGTCAAGAGTAATAACAGATCATCCTTTTTCAAATTTATAATCTTTCGAATATATTTTAGAATGACAAATCCGACAGTTGTTCTGAGCGGACTTTGTTCTGGAGGTCAAATGTTCTGTAACTAAGCAGCAGAAATCCTCCTCGTGTTTATGTGGGTGACGCTGCGCCGATGATGAAATGTTTCCAAGGCTTCCTTTAGCATGGCCCGTTCCTTTGAGCCTCCATTCCCTCTGACTTCAGCTGCTCTTCTGCCCACCGTCGAAAACATTTCACTTCCATCTGCATGTTTATGaccaacacacagaacacactccTCCTTAACAGACTCTCCCCCCATCACAGACTcctccccaataacacactcctccccaataACACACCCCTCCCCAATAACAGACTGCTCCCCTATCACACACTGCTCCCTaataacagactcctccccaataacacactcctcccccttcACAGACCCCTTCCCAATAACAGACTCCTACCCAATAAATAACACACCTCCCCATCACAGACCCCTCTCcaaataacacactcctcccccatcacacactcctccctaaatacagactcctccccaataacacactcctcccccatcacacactcctccccatcACAGACCCCTCCCcaaataacacactcctccccatcacacactcctccccaataacagactcctccccaataacacactcctccccaataacagactcctccccatcACAGAGCcctccccaataacacactcctccccatcacagactcctccccaataacacactcctccctaataacagactcctccccaataacacactcctccccatcACAGAGCcctccccaataacacactcctcctgcGGCAGCAACAGACACATTACAGTTGCTTTTCATTAacatcgctgctgctgctgccgtctTCCCACACATAGAAAAACACTTCCACCATTTCCAAAGACAAATTCATAACTGTGTCTGTCAGAAAAAGAGCTGGTGGATGGTTTCTCTCAGCTTATTTATTTTGCGTAGGCTCGGATGAAAAAGCATCCACTGAATGCATCCCAGTTTGTGGGTTTGAGTCAGAGACAGAGTGACGGGGCAATCTGGGGCTATTGTTTGGTTTTCCTCAATAGAGACCACATGCTTTTTGGTACATCTTCACAGCAAAGAGTCCAATCTATGCCCAATCTTTAAACGAATATTACTGGATTCAAGCAAACTTTCCTGGATAAGCACTGTATCCCACTCACAACCCACAACAGACTTTAGGTGTATCGTGCCTTTGTTTGCAGTTATTCTGTAGCTGTTATTTGACAAACtgcatacattttcaaaacaacaacatgcaacTTGGGCAAAACAAAATGAGTGCAGATAAGCGTGTCAAGTTGTATTAGTATGTGTGGCTGCAATGCGCCTGCTTTACACTACAAGTCTTTTTTAAAccgggttgcaggcttgatacggccactctcaattaatgctcaatgttgagcttttgttttgaagggcaacagcaaaAAAGCCAATCTCACAGATTGACTTGTGGCAAAACGCCAATAATCAGCGAGTCGCCAATAATCTTGGTCATCGCGCAAGCGTAACCTTTTAAcggcgtaacgtaaacatgtccacgaaggtacaggcatttcaacatgtattcattaatgacttagttttatgtctgtgtgctTTGAACTtgtatgtgaagttctcaataaaaggTGTTTCTGCATTCCCTCCTGAGCCCCACCTCtaataccactgcgccccactagagggccacgccTCACATTTTGAGAACCACGGACCTAACTGAACACCTCCTCAGTCCACTGTGATCTAAGTGTGGTTAGAGATGACCTGTCTGTCTTGCAGCACCTAACTCCTACACAGAAGCCTGCACGCCATCATGGCAGTCTGCTTCCATTGGGACAGAGAAGACCTCTGCCAGACTACAACCCAGCAGTTCAAAGGTCAGCTCACAAGGTTTAGAGACAAGTTGACACAACATCATGTCACAAATTGCAAAGATTTATTGTAAAACGTTGTCATTTTCCCTGTAGAATTTGGCACAAAGACAAAATTCCTTTGACCTCGTTCCCCAACTGAGCCTCCCCCTTTCTCCCACCTGCAGCAAGCACTCCACAATGGTTGGTGCTTCGCCTTCTTCTCCTGCCTGttgccttcctctcctctctgcttacAATGTCTTATTGTTGACTGGTGCTGCTTTGTGTTCATTGCATCTGTTGCCTGTGCCTTTGAAGCCATATGTGTTATAACAAGAGAAAGACAGCCACTTTTGGACTTGTAAAACCAATTTCAGTTGGGAAGAATCACACGAATAAGCCTTTATATGACGTGTGCTAACTGACATGCTCATATGCTATGTTGACTGAGGAAAGTGAAGTACAGAAGAGAACTTTTCTTATGGCTGTTGCTTTTTTGGATCCTGTctttgcagcagcagcaacaacaacagcaacagcaacaacaacagcagcagcagcagcccatgGATGAGCTGCAGCAGCCCCAGCTCTGTGTAATGAACCAGCtgaaggagcagctggaggagaggacgcGCATTCTGCAAGCTGACATTAAGACGCAGCAGCAGGAGCTGCACGACATTAAGGAGAAGCTTCAACTTGCTAATCTCCAGGTAACGGTCCTGAAGAACTATCCAAGACAAATAAAGATAGCTGCAGACTTTAATCTAGACTTAAAGAAAAAGACACAAGCGTACATTTACGTGTGACAGATTATTGTTTGCCAGTGTAATCTCACCTAAATGCAGCTACGGCAATAGACACACTGCTGTGATTTTAAACACcgaataaaataactaaataggatttgtcttttaataataaaccaaaaaaaatcTAGAAACATCCCTCTGGAATCAAACTTCCAATTATAATTcaaattaaacttttttttattttttttacggaAATGAAGGATAGAATAATAtttctgtttatgtgtgtgtaagatgTTGTTACAGCCGCCTATCCAAAATGACTTTGGCcaggcccagcagcagcagcagcagcaaccctCCCAGCAGAACCAGGGAGGGTTGACCAGGCAGCACTCAGGCCACTCTAAACCATCGTCCTGCGGGGCCCACAATTCATCCCCTCACTTAGTCCTGAGAGCGAACAGCTCACCCTCAACACAGGTACAGAGCAACAGAAACATAGACGTCTAAAACAATCTGTCCTGTAATGTTAAGAAGAGAAATATTGAATTGAAGGACCTTTTAGTCGTAGCTGACGACTGGTAGCCGACTTCAGTGCTCACGACAGACTCCACAGGAGAGAGGTTATGGATTCAGCCTGTTAATGTCAGTCtgttatttaaagatataaatatcACAACAACAACGGGGGGTGTTCAGTTTGCCAGCCATATGCTGCTTGCAGTTGGAGTTTGTTTGCACTGTAGAACAAAGACACAGAAACCTGATGTTTCAGGTGATGCAATGTAATAATCACATCAAAAATACACccgttttcttttattttcatgcaGTATCTGCACATCAGATATTTGCTTAATCTTTAGTTTGTCCATGCGGTGTGGGTGTTTCCTTTGTTTCAGCAGGTCCAGCAGAGGATTGCACGGAGCGGGCCGGCTCAGTCGGTGAGCGTGCCCGTGCAGGCGAACACGAACGTCACGATGCCGTTCTACAGCAACCCCATGATGTTCTCTCAGACCAACACCAGGTCTCTGCAGGATGTGAACCAAAGACGCACAGACGGCGAGTTCAACCAAGATGGACAACTACGGTGAGAGACGATGTGTTTCACATTATGACATGTGAAATCCGGCCATTTAAAACCACAGATAACGTTGGCAGTACGGCACACATTAAGGGGAAATTATCGATATGCCGTCAGCTTTATGAATAGCGGATGCCGTTGGCAGGGAAACCATCCTCATTCAACTGGTTACCACCTTGTTTTTGTAAGTGGGACTACCATAATATTCTGGATAAGAGGAAAATGCTCTCTGAAACCTTGCTTTAAGGGTTATTTTCACAATGCAGATTGAGTTCTTTCAGTGACCGATTTTTATACCTGCAGCATGCTCCTCAACCAGCCGATGCAGGCGCTGGTTCCCGCTAACAGTGTCACCTCGCAGCCTTCCCAGTGCACCACGGGCATCTCCCAAACCATGTGAGAACTGTTTAATTACaccgcacatacacacacacctttctgtTTGCACGGTGCTATTTCGTAATGTGCCTAAATTCGTCGTTGTGCCCTCCAAACAGATACACCTTGGAGCAGCAGATCATCGCCCCGTCATTCTCCATGCAACAGGTCAACTGCAACGCCGTCCTCGTCCCCTCCCCGGTCTTCACGTCCCCCATAATGATCCCACACAACAGTTTCATCGCAAACCAGTCCCCGGCGGCCTACCAGACTCAGCCTCAGGCCTCTCAGCACTCCCTGCAGCTCCAGCAGCCCCAGCAGTTCTTTCAGGTACGACTGTCCTTT contains:
- the npas2 gene encoding neuronal PAS domain-containing protein 2 isoform X2, with the protein product MDNLSDFGGPCPSTRREWDTNSGVDDLMDDDDKDRAKRASRNKSEKKRRDQFNVLIKELCTMLQGQGHPRKMDKSTILQRTIDFLQKQKDITAQNETCDVRQDWKPSFLSNEEFTQLMLEALDGFLVALTTDGNIIYVSDSVSSLIGHLPSDMVDQNILNFLPEREHGEVYKRLSSHMLMTDPTAADFLDSEAHIEFCCHLARGNIDPKEPPVYEYVKFVGDFKFHNNVPTSCNGLDLALPRSLQSSLEEQVCLIATVRLVTPQFVKDLCNVEDPCDEFTSRHSLEWKFLFLDHRASPIIGYLPFEVLGTSGYDYYHVDDLELIAQCHKQLMQFGKGKSCYYRFLTKGQQWIWLQTHYYITYHQWNSKPEFIVCTHSVVSYAEVRAERRRAFGLEEPSPPEIAPSSVKAQELYLDICSTLDPPQDRNSGARSVSSHSSRKSSHTAMSDSASPNSYTEACTPSWQSASIGTEKTSARLQPSSSKNLAQRQNSFDLVPQLSLPLSPTCSKHSTMQQQQQQQQQQQQQQQQPMDELQQPQLCVMNQLKEQLEERTRILQADIKTQQQELHDIKEKLQLANLQMLLQPPIQNDFGQAQQQQQQQPSQQNQGGLTRQHSGHSKPSSCGAHNSSPHLVLRANSSPSTQVQQRIARSGPAQSVSVPVQANTNVTMPFYSNPMMFSQTNTRSLQDVNQRRTDGEFNQDGQLRMLLNQPMQALVPANSVTSQPSQCTTGISQTIYTLEQQIIAPSFSMQQVNCNAVLVPSPVFTSPIMIPHNSFIANQSPAAYQTQPQASQHSLQLQQPQQFFQMAQGLLHGGSTPAFLHTTNVPQQSTVGYIQQQQLPQAQQQQRQYQHSQNQTGSVTDFRNLLTR
- the npas2 gene encoding neuronal PAS domain-containing protein 2 isoform X6, which produces MVDQNILNFLPEREHGEVYKRLSSHMLMTDPTAADFLDSEAHIEFCCHLARGNIDPKEPPVYEYVKFVGDFKFHNNVPTSCNGLDLALPRSLQSSLEEQVCLIATVRLVTPQFVKDLCNVEDPCDEFTSRHSLEWKFLFLDHRASPIIGYLPFEVLGTSGYDYYHVDDLELIAQCHKQLMQFGKGKSCYYRFLTKGQQWIWLQTHYYITYHQWNSKPEFIVCTHSVVSYAEVRAERRRAFGLEEPSPPEIAPSSVKAQELYLDICSTLDPPQDRNSGARSVSSHSSRKSSHTAMSDSASPNSYTEACTPSWQSASIGTEKTSARLQPSSSKNLAQRQNSFDLVPQLSLPLSPTCSKHSTMQQQQQQQQQQQQQQQQPMDELQQPQLCVMNQLKEQLEERTRILQADIKTQQQELHDIKEKLQLANLQMLLQPPIQNDFGQAQQQQQQQPSQQNQGGLTRQHSGHSKPSSCGAHNSSPHLVLRANSSPSTQQVQQRIARSGPAQSVSVPVQANTNVTMPFYSNPMMFSQTNTRSLQDVNQRRTDGEFNQDGQLRMLLNQPMQALVPANSVTSQPSQCTTGISQTIYTLEQQIIAPSFSMQQVNCNAVLVPSPVFTSPIMIPHNSFIANQSPAAYQTQPQASQHSLQLQQPQQFFQMAQGLLHGGSTPAFLHTTNVPQQSTVGYIQQQQLPQAQQQQRQYQHSQNQTGSVTDFRNLLTR